The DNA region AGACGCTGTCGGTCGTCCCCAGATCGACGCCGAGTATCACGTCGTTGGTCGGACCTGCGCCGGTCCTTCCTGCCGTCTCGACCGCGATGTCGTCGAACTCACGCTGTCCCTCTATCTGGAGTGTCGCGTCGCCGGTCGCGTCCTGGACCGAGACCCGCAGGGTCCCATCGCTGTCGACGGTGAACATGACTGCTATTTCCGGCACGCCCGCGGGAGCGGGTGCGAGGCCGGAGACCGTACACTCGCCGAGCAACTCGTTTTCCTCGACACGTTCATGCTCGCCCTGGAACACACGAATCTGGACCGTCTGCTGGTTGTCTTCGGCCGTCGTGAAGGTCTCCCTCGCCGACGCCGGCAGCGACTGCCCTCGGGAGAGCAACTGCTCGCAGTGACCGCCATCGACTTCGATGCCGACGCCTGCGGCCAGCGTCGCTCCTGGCTGTGTCCCTCCCATTCTGTTGTCTGCTTTCTCTGTCTCCTCTGAGATAGGTATTGGGGAGTGTCCCCGCGAGCCCGGCCGATCAGGGCGCGCCGTCGAGGATGTCGGTCAGCTTTTCGGGCTCGATGTTCCGACCCGAGATCGGGAACACGACCGTCGATCCCGCGAGTTCGTCCGCGCGCTGTCTCATCGCCGCCAGGCTCGTCGCACAGGCACCCTCGATGGGCACCCCCTCGTTTACGAACAGATCGCGAACGCCTCGCCGGAGGGCCGCCTCGCTCACGAGCCGGAACTCGTCGAGTCGCTCGCGGAGGACCGTCGTCGTCAGCGCGAAGGGAACCCGCGTCGCGACACCCTCGGCGAACGTCTCCATCCGATCGTGGGGTTCGAGCGTGTCCTCGGCCCAGGCGCGGCGCATCGCCGGTGCCGCCTCCGACTGGGCTCCGATCACGGTGGCGTCCGTGAGCGCGCCCACCGTCAGACAGTAGCCGGCGGCGCTGGATCCGCCACCGACGGGACAAAACAGATAGTCGAGATCCGGCAGCGTCTCGACGATTTCGAGGCCGGCGGTGCCGACTCCGGCGACGAGGCTCGGCTCGTTCGCGGAGTGGACGTATCGATAGCCCGCCTGCGCGGCCAGGGACTCGGCGTGCTCGCGGGCTTCGTCGAAGTCAGCACCGTGGAACTGTACGTCGGCACCGAGCCGTTCCATCGCGGTCACCTTCGCGGCGTTGGCCGCTTCGGGCACCACGATCGTCACCGGCACGTCGAACGCGCGGCCGGCGTAGGCGACCGACTGCCCGTGATTGCCGGTGCTCGCGGCGATCAGGCCCGACTCGCGGAACTCGTCGTCGAGGCGCGACGCGAGGGTGACGCCACCGCGGACCTTGAACGCCCCCGTCGGCAGGGTGTCCTCGCGCTTCAGGTACACGTCGGCGTCGAACTCGGCCGAGAGGGACTCGCTCCGGACGAGCGGCGTTCGCGGGAGGTGGTCGTCGACGACGGGACGGGTCTCGTACACGTCGGCGGTCGCTGGTGGGGTGAGATCGTGATACGGGAACACGGTCGTCGCATCGGGGGAGGGAACAGGGCTGTACTCGCTCACGGGGGCCTGTTACAGGCGCTCGGAATTAACCTTTCACATCGTCTGGCCGACCGTCCCAGCCGGCTGCCAGCGCGGTCGACGGTCGATCATACGGACCGTTGTCGCGATGTACCGGTGAGCATCGGCCCCGTCCCAGCGCTCACCGGGAAGCAACGACAACTGTCCGTCTCAGGTGAGGACGACGACGTTCCCCATCCCGCGGCGCTTGCGCTCGATGAGGTCCCGCGCTTCGAGGTTGTCCAGCGCTCGGCTGACGGTCGCCTTCGACACGTCGGTCTGCTCGACGATCTCGCTCTGTGGGAGCACGCCGTCGGCGTCGAGTACGGCCTCGTAGACGATCCGCTCGTTGTTCGCGAGCCGGTCTGCCACTTCTTCCCACTCGCTGCGCCGGGCCGCCAGCAGTTCCGACGGCGCTGTCTGCTCGTCGTCGTCGGCTGGGCCGTCCGGCTCTGGGACCGGTCGGTCCGCTGGCGATGCAGGCTCGCCCCCAGTGAGGAGGACGGTCGCACTCGCGCCAGCGGCGAACGCCGCGATCGTGAGTGCGATCGCGCCGCCGGGGCGAAGCGACGGACCCAGCGTCCCGGCCCGCACGGTGGCGTCTCCCATCGCGACCGTGATCGACGGCGGCGTGACGAGGCGGACGGTCAGCGCGACCGTCACGGCCGTCGCGGCGACGAAGGTCCCGGCGGCGACGACCGTTCGTCGGTCGCGGTTCTCGCTGCTCATCGTCCACGAGGGGACCCACTGGCCCCCTCTCTGAGTCGGACGAACGCGTCGACCGTCTCGTTTTCCAGATCGACGACGACGCTGTACCGCGTCGCTCGTTCGACCGGATCGACGACCACCAGCGCCCGCCGGTCGCTGACTCGCCGTTCGGTTCGCTCGACGACGACGCCGTCGGATCGCTCCCGCAGGGCGAACGCGGAGTCGTTGGCCGGCGCGAGCTGCG from Halomicrobium sp. LC1Hm includes:
- a CDS encoding threonine/serine dehydratase; amino-acid sequence: MSEYSPVPSPDATTVFPYHDLTPPATADVYETRPVVDDHLPRTPLVRSESLSAEFDADVYLKREDTLPTGAFKVRGGVTLASRLDDEFRESGLIAASTGNHGQSVAYAGRAFDVPVTIVVPEAANAAKVTAMERLGADVQFHGADFDEAREHAESLAAQAGYRYVHSANEPSLVAGVGTAGLEIVETLPDLDYLFCPVGGGSSAAGYCLTVGALTDATVIGAQSEAAPAMRRAWAEDTLEPHDRMETFAEGVATRVPFALTTTVLRERLDEFRLVSEAALRRGVRDLFVNEGVPIEGACATSLAAMRQRADELAGSTVVFPISGRNIEPEKLTDILDGAP
- a CDS encoding MarR family transcriptional regulator, which produces MSSENRDRRTVVAAGTFVAATAVTVALTVRLVTPPSITVAMGDATVRAGTLGPSLRPGGAIALTIAAFAAGASATVLLTGGEPASPADRPVPEPDGPADDDEQTAPSELLAARRSEWEEVADRLANNERIVYEAVLDADGVLPQSEIVEQTDVSKATVSRALDNLEARDLIERKRRGMGNVVVLT